One stretch of Pseudomonas fragi DNA includes these proteins:
- the mgtA gene encoding magnesium-translocating P-type ATPase: MSAVKNTKVRDKNSASDSNKLSMRAAREAQNGLSATLANVRATTAGLTEEQAAERLQTEGYNEVAHDKPPHAFVQFMLALHNPFIYVLLTLGVISFFTDYWLPERDGEEGDLTKVIIIGLMVGLSSLLRFWQEHRSAKSAEALKAMVRTTATVVRRDNSGTRTSVHEVPMRELVAGDIVQLSAGDMIPADIRLIESRDLFISQAVLTGEALPVEKYDTLGDVTQKSASSTGADQSNLLDLPNICFMGTNVVSGTARAVVVATGPRTYFGSLAKAIVGSRTQTAFDRGVNSVSWLLIRFMLVMVPIVFFLNGFSKGDWGDAFLFALAVAVGLTPEMLPMIVSANLAKGATAMAKRKVVVKRLNAIQNLGSMDVLCTDKTGTLTQDHIILEHHVDASGKRDESVLALAWLNSHHQSGIRNLMDQAVVQFARQNAKFSAPLNYSKVDELPFDFVRRRLSIIVKDSRGDHLLVCKGAVEEMLGIATHIMEGDTPVALDPARREQLLALATEYNEDGFRVLLVATRDIPKAQAQKQYNTADEHDLVIRGLLTFLDPPKETAGPAIAALQDIGVAVKVLTGDNAVVTSKICRQVGLEPGTPLLGPQIESMDDATLQLEVEQRTVFAKLTPLQKSRVLKALQANGHTVGFLGDGINDAPALRDADVGISVDSGTDIAKESADIILLEKSLMVLEEGVLKGRETFGNIMKYLNMTASSNFGNVFSVLVASAFIPFLPMLSIHLLLQNLMYDISQLALPWDKMDREYLQKPRKWDAKNIGRFMIWIGPTSSIFDITTFALMWYVFSANSVEMQTLFQSGWFIEGLLSQTLVVHMLRTRKIPFFQSTAAWPVTMMTILVIVLGIYVPFSPLGTMVGLEPLPLSYFPWLVATLLSYCCVAQLMKTIYIRRFKQWY, encoded by the coding sequence ATGAGCGCCGTAAAAAACACTAAAGTTCGGGACAAGAACAGCGCCAGCGACAGCAACAAACTGTCCATGCGTGCCGCTCGGGAAGCACAGAACGGCCTTTCGGCCACCCTGGCCAATGTGCGCGCCACCACTGCCGGCCTGACCGAAGAGCAGGCCGCCGAGCGCCTGCAGACCGAGGGCTACAACGAAGTGGCCCATGACAAGCCACCTCATGCCTTCGTGCAATTCATGCTGGCCCTGCACAATCCGTTTATCTATGTGTTGCTGACCCTGGGCGTGATCAGTTTTTTCACTGACTACTGGCTGCCGGAACGGGACGGCGAAGAAGGCGACCTGACCAAAGTCATCATCATTGGCCTGATGGTCGGCCTCAGCAGCCTGCTGCGGTTCTGGCAGGAACATCGCTCGGCCAAGAGTGCCGAAGCCCTCAAGGCCATGGTTCGCACTACCGCTACCGTGGTGCGGCGCGACAACAGCGGCACCCGCACCTCGGTGCATGAAGTGCCGATGCGCGAACTGGTGGCGGGCGATATCGTGCAGCTGTCGGCCGGCGACATGATCCCGGCGGATATTCGCCTGATCGAGTCCCGCGACCTGTTTATCAGCCAGGCCGTGCTCACCGGCGAAGCCTTGCCCGTGGAGAAGTACGACACCCTGGGCGATGTCACGCAAAAATCCGCCTCCAGCACCGGCGCCGACCAGAGCAACCTGCTGGACCTGCCCAATATCTGCTTTATGGGCACCAACGTGGTCAGCGGCACGGCGCGCGCCGTGGTGGTGGCCACCGGGCCACGCACCTATTTTGGCTCGCTGGCCAAGGCCATCGTCGGTTCACGCACGCAAACCGCATTCGACCGCGGGGTCAACAGCGTCAGCTGGCTGCTGATCCGCTTTATGCTGGTCATGGTGCCGATCGTGTTCTTCCTCAACGGCTTTTCCAAGGGCGACTGGGGTGACGCCTTCCTGTTTGCCCTGGCGGTGGCGGTCGGCCTGACCCCGGAAATGCTGCCAATGATTGTCAGCGCCAACCTGGCCAAGGGCGCTACTGCCATGGCCAAGCGCAAAGTGGTGGTCAAGCGCCTCAATGCCATCCAGAACCTGGGCTCGATGGACGTGCTGTGCACGGACAAGACCGGCACCCTGACCCAGGATCACATCATCCTTGAGCACCATGTCGACGCCAGCGGCAAACGTGATGAATCGGTACTGGCCCTGGCCTGGCTCAACAGCCATCACCAAAGCGGCATTCGCAACCTGATGGACCAGGCCGTGGTGCAGTTCGCCCGGCAGAACGCAAAGTTCAGCGCACCGCTCAACTACAGCAAGGTCGATGAACTGCCCTTTGATTTCGTGCGTCGGCGCCTGTCGATCATCGTCAAGGACAGCCGTGGCGACCACTTGCTGGTGTGCAAGGGCGCCGTGGAAGAAATGCTCGGTATCGCCACCCACATAATGGAAGGCGACACTCCCGTGGCGCTGGACCCGGCGCGCCGCGAACAACTGCTGGCCCTGGCCACCGAATACAACGAGGACGGCTTCCGCGTGTTGCTGGTCGCCACCCGGGACATCCCCAAGGCCCAGGCACAAAAGCAATACAACACGGCTGACGAGCATGACCTGGTGATCCGCGGCCTGCTTACCTTCCTCGATCCGCCAAAGGAAACCGCTGGCCCGGCTATTGCCGCCCTTCAAGATATCGGGGTAGCCGTCAAGGTGCTGACCGGCGACAACGCCGTGGTCACCAGCAAGATTTGCCGCCAGGTCGGCCTGGAGCCCGGCACACCGCTGCTCGGCCCGCAGATCGAGAGCATGGACGACGCCACACTGCAATTGGAGGTTGAGCAACGCACGGTATTTGCCAAGCTCACCCCGCTGCAGAAGTCCCGGGTACTGAAAGCCCTGCAAGCCAATGGCCATACTGTCGGCTTTCTCGGCGACGGCATCAACGACGCCCCGGCCCTGCGTGACGCCGATGTCGGTATTTCGGTAGACAGCGGTACGGATATCGCCAAGGAATCAGCCGACATCATCCTCCTGGAGAAAAGCCTGATGGTGCTGGAGGAAGGCGTGCTCAAAGGCCGTGAGACCTTCGGTAATATCATGAAGTATCTGAACATGACCGCCAGCTCCAACTTCGGCAACGTGTTCTCGGTACTGGTGGCCAGTGCCTTTATTCCTTTTCTGCCGATGCTGTCGATTCACCTGCTGCTGCAAAACCTGATGTACGACATCTCCCAGCTGGCCTTGCCGTGGGACAAAATGGACCGGGAGTACCTGCAAAAACCGCGCAAGTGGGACGCCAAAAATATCGGCCGTTTCATGATCTGGATCGGTCCGACTTCGTCGATCTTCGACATCACCACCTTCGCCCTGATGTGGTACGTGTTCTCGGCCAACAGCGTGGAAATGCAGACCCTGTTCCAGTCCGGCTGGTTTATCGAGGGGCTGCTGTCGCAAACCCTGGTGGTCCATATGCTGCGTACCCGCAAGATCCCGTTCTTCCAGAGCACGGCAGCATGGCCGGTGACCATGATGACCATCCTCGTGATTGTGCTGGGGATCTACGTACCGTTCTCGCCACTGGGCACGATGGTGGGCCTGGAGCCGCTGCCGCTGTCGTACTTCCCTTGGCTGGTGGCCACCCTGCTGAGCTACTGCTGCGTAGCGCAACTGATGAAAACGATCTACATCCGCCGCTTCAAGCAGTGGTACTGA
- the infA gene encoding translation initiation factor IF-1, which yields MSKEDSFEMEGTVVDTLPNTMFRVELENGHVVTAHISGKMRKNYIRILTGDKVRVELTPYDLSKGRITYRAR from the coding sequence ATGTCGAAAGAAGACAGCTTCGAAATGGAAGGCACTGTCGTCGACACCCTGCCCAACACCATGTTTCGTGTGGAGTTGGAAAATGGGCACGTCGTAACCGCGCATATCTCCGGCAAGATGCGCAAGAACTACATTCGTATTCTTACCGGTGACAAAGTGCGCGTCGAGCTGACGCCCTATGACTTGAGCAAAGGGCGCATCACTTACCGCGCTCGCTAA
- a CDS encoding arginyltransferase translates to MTELARLKFYATQPHACSYLPDEQATTLFLDPSQPMDVQVYADLSEMGFRRSGDHLYRPHCLKCDACTPARIPVARFLPNRQQKRIFKRNADLQVQAVKPAFSEENFDLYQRYIEQRHADGDMYPPSRDQFSTFLVRDLAFSRFYEFRLDGRLMAVAVTDVLPNGLSAVYTFYDPDEERRSLGRYGILWQIAEARRLGLDALYLGYWIKNCKKMNYKTEYRPIELLINQRWSSLD, encoded by the coding sequence ATGACCGAGTTGGCGCGTTTGAAGTTTTATGCCACTCAACCTCACGCTTGCAGCTACTTGCCTGACGAACAGGCCACCACGCTGTTCCTCGACCCCAGTCAGCCGATGGATGTGCAGGTTTATGCCGACTTGTCCGAGATGGGCTTCCGGCGCAGTGGCGACCATCTCTATCGCCCGCACTGCCTGAAGTGCGATGCCTGCACCCCGGCGCGCATTCCTGTAGCCCGCTTCCTGCCAAATCGTCAGCAAAAACGCATTTTCAAGCGCAATGCCGACTTGCAGGTACAGGCGGTAAAACCGGCGTTCAGCGAAGAGAACTTCGATCTTTACCAGCGTTATATCGAACAGCGCCATGCCGATGGCGACATGTACCCGCCCAGCCGGGATCAATTTTCGACCTTCCTGGTGCGCGACCTGGCGTTTTCCAGGTTCTACGAGTTCCGCCTCGATGGCCGTTTAATGGCAGTGGCGGTCACGGACGTGCTGCCCAACGGCCTGTCGGCGGTGTACACCTTCTACGATCCCGACGAGGAGCGGCGCAGCCTGGGCCGCTACGGGATCCTATGGCAAATTGCCGAAGCCCGGCGCCTGGGGCTGGATGCGCTGTACCTGGGGTACTGGATCAAGAACTGCAAAAAGATGAATTACAAGACCGAATATCGGCCCATTGAGCTATTAATCAACCAGAGATGGAGCTCTCTTGATTGA
- the aat gene encoding leucyl/phenylalanyl-tRNA--protein transferase yields the protein MLTWLKRDTLTFPPLAKAMREPNGLLAAGGDLSADRLIQAYRHGCFPWFSEGQPILWWSPDPRTVLFPEELHVSRSLGKLLRKQRYQVSFDRDFAAVIKACAAPRDYADGTWITDDMQNAYIELHARGHAHSVEVWDNGELVGGLYGLAMGQLFFGESMFSRADNASKFGFATLVRQLQAWGFVLIDCQMPTDHLQSLGARSIPRQLFADYLQKHLDLPTTAQWV from the coding sequence ATGCTGACCTGGTTAAAACGCGACACCCTGACATTTCCGCCACTGGCCAAAGCCATGCGCGAGCCCAACGGCCTGTTGGCGGCCGGGGGTGACCTGTCTGCCGACCGGCTGATCCAGGCCTATCGCCATGGTTGTTTTCCGTGGTTCAGCGAAGGCCAGCCGATCCTCTGGTGGTCGCCTGATCCGCGTACGGTGCTGTTCCCTGAAGAGCTGCATGTGTCACGCAGCCTGGGCAAACTGCTGCGCAAGCAACGCTATCAGGTGAGTTTTGACCGCGACTTCGCAGCCGTGATCAAGGCCTGTGCCGCACCCCGAGACTATGCAGACGGCACCTGGATCACCGACGACATGCAAAATGCCTATATCGAGCTGCACGCCCGCGGCCATGCCCATTCGGTAGAGGTGTGGGACAACGGTGAACTGGTGGGCGGCCTGTATGGCCTGGCGATGGGCCAGCTGTTTTTTGGCGAGTCCATGTTCAGTCGTGCCGACAATGCCTCCAAATTCGGCTTTGCCACCCTGGTCAGGCAGTTGCAAGCCTGGGGATTTGTGCTGATTGATTGCCAGATGCCCACCGACCACCTGCAAAGCCTGGGCGCGCGTTCAATCCCGCGTCAGCTGTTTGCCGACTATCTGCAAAAACATCTGGATCTGCCCACAACTGCGCAGTGGGTTTAG
- the ftsK gene encoding DNA translocase FtsK has protein sequence MKKSTAAPKAVPLWRQQLHYRLKEGALIAIGALCLFLIMALLTYGKDDPGWSHNSRVVDVQNFGGPAGSYSADILFMVLGYFAYIFPLLLAVKAYQIFRERHQPWQWSGWLFSWRLVGLIFLVISGAALAHIHFHSASGLPAGAGGALGESLGDLARNALNIQGSTLLLIALFLFGLTVFTDLSWFKVMDVTGKITLDLFELIQGAANRWWAERNERKQLQAKLREVDARVNEVVAPSVPDKREQAKAKERLIEREQALSKHMSEREKHVPAVIAPAPPKAPEPSKRVQKEKQAPLFVDSAVEGTLPPISILDPAEKKQLNYSPESLAAVGHLLEIKLKEFGVEVTVDSIHPGPVITRYEIQPAAGVKVSRIANLAKDLARSLAVTSVRVVEVIPGKTTVGIEIPNEDRQIVRFSEVLSTPEYDNAKSPVALALGHDIGGRPVITDLAKMPHLLVAGTTGSGKSVGVNAMILSILFKSGPEDAKLIMIDPKMLELSIYEGIPHLLCPVVTDMKDAANALRWSVAEMERRYKLMAKMGVRNLAGFNQKVKDAQDAGEPLVDPLYKRESIHDEAPLLVKLPTIVVVVDEFADMMMIVGKKVEELIARIAQKARAAGIHLILATQRPSVDVITGLIKANIPTRMAFQVSSKIDSRTIIDQGGAEQLLGHGDMLYMPPGTSLPIRVHGAFVSDDEVHRVVEAWKLRGAPDYNEDILNGVEEAGSGFEGGGSEGGDDPETDALYDEAVQFVLESRRASISAVQRKLKIGYNRAARMIESMEMAGVVTSMNTNGSREVLAPAPMRD, from the coding sequence TTGAAGAAATCCACAGCAGCACCCAAAGCAGTTCCTCTCTGGCGTCAGCAATTGCACTACCGGCTCAAGGAAGGTGCATTGATCGCTATCGGCGCCCTGTGCCTGTTCCTGATCATGGCCTTGCTGACCTACGGCAAGGACGACCCCGGCTGGAGCCATAACAGCCGTGTGGTGGACGTGCAGAACTTCGGCGGGCCAGCCGGCTCCTACAGTGCTGACATCCTGTTTATGGTGCTGGGTTACTTTGCCTATATTTTCCCGCTGCTGCTGGCGGTCAAGGCGTACCAGATCTTCCGCGAGCGGCATCAGCCCTGGCAGTGGAGCGGCTGGCTGTTTTCGTGGCGCCTGGTGGGCCTGATCTTCCTGGTGATCTCGGGCGCCGCCCTGGCCCATATCCATTTCCATTCTGCCTCGGGCCTGCCGGCGGGGGCGGGTGGGGCGCTGGGCGAAAGCCTGGGCGACCTGGCCAGGAATGCACTGAACATTCAGGGCAGTACCCTGTTGCTGATCGCGCTGTTCCTGTTTGGCCTGACGGTGTTCACTGACCTGTCATGGTTCAAGGTCATGGACGTGACGGGCAAGATCACCCTCGACCTGTTCGAGCTGATCCAGGGCGCGGCCAACCGCTGGTGGGCCGAACGCAACGAGCGCAAGCAGTTGCAGGCCAAGCTGCGCGAAGTGGATGCCCGGGTCAATGAAGTGGTCGCGCCAAGCGTTCCCGACAAGCGTGAGCAGGCCAAGGCCAAGGAACGCCTGATCGAGCGCGAGCAGGCGTTGAGCAAGCACATGTCCGAGCGTGAAAAACACGTGCCGGCAGTGATTGCCCCGGCACCGCCCAAGGCGCCCGAGCCAAGCAAGCGCGTGCAAAAAGAGAAACAGGCGCCGTTGTTTGTGGACAGCGCCGTTGAAGGCACCTTGCCGCCAATCTCGATTCTGGACCCGGCCGAGAAAAAACAGCTCAATTACTCCCCTGAATCCCTGGCAGCCGTTGGCCATTTGCTGGAAATCAAGCTCAAGGAATTCGGCGTTGAGGTGACGGTGGACTCGATCCACCCGGGTCCGGTCATTACCCGTTATGAAATTCAACCTGCTGCCGGGGTAAAGGTCAGCCGCATTGCCAACCTGGCCAAGGACCTGGCGCGTTCGCTGGCCGTGACCAGCGTGCGGGTGGTTGAGGTTATCCCGGGTAAAACCACGGTCGGTATCGAGATTCCCAACGAAGACCGCCAGATCGTGCGCTTCTCTGAAGTGCTGTCGACCCCTGAGTACGACAACGCCAAGTCGCCGGTAGCCCTGGCCCTGGGCCATGATATCGGCGGTCGCCCGGTGATCACTGACCTGGCAAAAATGCCGCACTTGCTGGTAGCCGGTACCACCGGTTCCGGTAAATCTGTGGGCGTTAACGCCATGATCCTGTCGATTTTGTTCAAGTCTGGCCCGGAAGACGCCAAACTGATCATGATCGACCCGAAAATGCTTGAACTGTCGATCTACGAAGGCATTCCGCACCTGCTGTGCCCGGTGGTCACCGACATGAAGGACGCCGCCAACGCCCTGCGCTGGAGCGTTGCCGAGATGGAGCGCCGCTACAAGCTGATGGCCAAGATGGGCGTGCGTAACCTTGCCGGTTTCAACCAGAAGGTCAAGGACGCCCAGGACGCCGGCGAACCGCTGGTCGACCCGTTGTACAAGCGCGAAAGCATTCACGACGAAGCGCCGCTGCTGGTGAAGTTGCCCACCATCGTGGTGGTGGTCGACGAATTTGCCGACATGATGATGATCGTCGGCAAGAAGGTTGAAGAACTGATCGCCCGTATCGCCCAGAAGGCCCGGGCAGCGGGCATCCACTTGATCCTCGCGACCCAGCGCCCGTCGGTGGACGTGATCACCGGCCTGATCAAGGCCAACATCCCCACCCGCATGGCGTTCCAGGTTTCCAGCAAGATCGACTCACGCACCATCATCGACCAGGGTGGCGCCGAGCAACTGCTGGGCCACGGTGACATGCTCTACATGCCGCCCGGCACCAGCCTGCCGATCCGCGTTCACGGCGCGTTTGTGTCCGACGATGAAGTTCACCGCGTGGTTGAAGCCTGGAAACTGCGCGGCGCTCCGGACTACAACGAGGATATCCTCAACGGTGTTGAAGAGGCGGGCAGCGGCTTTGAAGGCGGTGGCAGCGAAGGCGGCGACGACCCGGAAACCGATGCCCTGTATGACGAAGCTGTACAGTTTGTGCTTGAAAGCCGTCGTGCCTCGATTTCTGCGGTACAACGCAAATTGAAGATCGGTTACAACCGCGCTGCGCGAATGATTGAATCCATGGAAATGGCCGGGGTCGTAACCTCGATGAACACTAACGGCTCGCGCGAAGTATTGGCGCCGGCCCCGATGCGCGATTGA
- the lolA gene encoding outer membrane lipoprotein chaperone LolA, with translation MRFVSMLLLPVLAFSSLSAHADAESVKRLGQLLGSDTITARFSQLTLDGSGTQLQETAGDMSVKRPGLFYWHTDAPQEQLMVSDGQKVSLWDPDLEQVTIKKLDQRLTQTPALLLSGDVSKISESFDITSKQAGDVMDFTLKPKTKDTLFDSLRLSFRGGKINDMQLIDSVGQRTNILFTGVKVNEPIPASKFKFDIPKGADVIQE, from the coding sequence ATGCGTTTTGTCAGCATGCTGTTGCTACCGGTACTGGCTTTTTCTTCGCTGTCGGCCCATGCCGACGCCGAGAGTGTGAAACGTCTTGGCCAACTGTTGGGCTCTGATACCATCACCGCCCGTTTTTCCCAGCTGACCCTCGATGGCAGCGGCACCCAGTTGCAGGAAACTGCCGGTGACATGTCGGTCAAGCGGCCGGGGCTGTTTTATTGGCACACCGACGCTCCCCAGGAGCAGCTGATGGTCTCCGATGGCCAGAAAGTCTCGCTGTGGGACCCGGACCTGGAGCAGGTCACGATCAAGAAGCTGGACCAGCGCCTGACCCAGACCCCGGCCCTGCTGTTGTCGGGTGATGTGTCGAAAATCAGTGAAAGTTTCGACATCACCTCCAAACAGGCCGGTGACGTGATGGATTTCACCCTTAAGCCCAAGACCAAGGACACGTTGTTCGATTCCCTGCGCCTGTCCTTTCGTGGTGGCAAAATCAACGACATGCAGTTGATCGACAGCGTGGGCCAGCGCACCAACATCCTGTTCACCGGGGTCAAGGTCAACGAGCCGATCCCGGCTTCCAAGTTCAAGTTCGATATCCCGAAAGGGGCTGATGTCATCCAGGAATAA
- a CDS encoding replication-associated recombination protein A, which yields MDLFRSAPIAQPLAARLRAANLDEYVGQQHLLARGKPLREALEQGALHSMIFWGPPGVGKTTLARLLAEVSDAHFETVSAVLAGVKEIRQAVEIAKQQAGQYGRRTILFVDEVHRFNKSQQDAFLPYVEDGTLIFIGATTENPSFELNNALLSRARVYVLKSLDEAALRKLVQRALTEDKGLGKRGLTLSDEGFQILLRATDGDGRRMLNLLENASDLAEDHSEIGTDLLHNLLGDTQRRFDKGGEAFYDQISALHKSVRGSNPDGALYWFARMIDGGCDPLYIARRVVRMASEDIGNADPRALSLCLSAWDVQERLGSPEGELAVAQAITYLACAPKSNAVYMGFKAALRSAAEYGSLEVPLHLRNAPTKLMKQLGYGDEYRYAHDEPDAYAAGEDYYPDELEPLNLYQPVPRGLELKIGEKLKHLAALDRASPKQRRKP from the coding sequence ATGGATCTGTTTCGAAGTGCCCCGATAGCCCAACCGCTGGCTGCGCGTTTGCGTGCGGCCAACCTGGACGAGTACGTTGGTCAGCAACACTTGCTCGCCCGCGGCAAGCCCTTGCGTGAGGCGCTGGAGCAGGGCGCGCTGCATTCGATGATCTTCTGGGGGCCGCCGGGCGTGGGCAAGACCACCCTGGCGCGGTTGCTGGCGGAAGTCTCGGATGCGCATTTCGAAACCGTCTCGGCAGTCCTGGCCGGGGTCAAGGAGATCCGCCAGGCCGTCGAAATCGCCAAGCAGCAGGCGGGCCAGTATGGTCGCCGGACCATCCTGTTTGTCGACGAAGTGCATCGCTTCAACAAGTCGCAGCAGGATGCGTTCCTGCCCTATGTGGAAGATGGCACCCTGATCTTTATCGGTGCCACTACCGAAAACCCCTCGTTTGAACTGAACAACGCCTTGCTGTCGCGGGCACGGGTCTATGTGCTCAAAAGCCTCGATGAAGCGGCGTTGCGCAAGCTGGTGCAGCGGGCGCTGACCGAGGACAAGGGCCTGGGCAAGCGCGGCCTGACCCTCAGCGATGAAGGTTTCCAGATTTTGCTGCGGGCCACTGACGGCGATGGCCGGCGCATGCTCAACCTGCTGGAAAACGCCTCGGACCTGGCCGAAGACCACAGCGAAATCGGCACCGACCTGCTGCACAACCTGCTGGGCGATACCCAGCGGCGTTTCGACAAGGGCGGCGAAGCCTTTTACGACCAGATTTCGGCGTTGCACAAGTCAGTACGCGGCTCCAACCCTGACGGTGCGCTGTACTGGTTTGCGCGCATGATCGACGGCGGTTGCGACCCGCTCTATATCGCCCGGCGCGTGGTGCGCATGGCCAGTGAAGACATCGGCAACGCCGACCCGCGAGCCCTGAGCCTGTGCCTGTCGGCCTGGGACGTGCAAGAACGGCTCGGCAGCCCGGAAGGCGAGCTGGCGGTGGCCCAGGCCATCACCTACCTGGCCTGTGCGCCGAAAAGCAACGCCGTGTACATGGGCTTCAAGGCCGCACTGCGCAGCGCCGCCGAATACGGCTCACTCGAAGTGCCGCTGCATTTGCGCAATGCACCGACCAAACTGATGAAGCAACTGGGCTATGGCGACGAGTACCGCTATGCCCATGACGAGCCGGATGCCTACGCCGCAGGCGAAGACTACTACCCGGACGAACTGGAGCCCTTGAACCTGTACCAGCCTGTTCCTCGCGGGCTGGAGTTGAAAATCGGCGAGAAGCTCAAGCATCTCGCTGCACTCGACCGGGCCAGCCCCAAACAACGGAGAAAACCGTGA
- the crcB gene encoding fluoride efflux transporter CrcB: MIPLVVAVSVGGITGTLLRFATGNWINANWPRHFYTATLAVNIVGCLLIGLLYGLFLIRPEVPIEVRAGLMVGFLGGLTTFSSFSLDTVRLLESGQVPLALGYAALSVFGGLLATWAGLSLTKL; the protein is encoded by the coding sequence GTGATTCCATTGGTAGTAGCCGTCTCGGTTGGCGGCATTACAGGTACATTGTTGCGCTTCGCTACAGGTAACTGGATCAACGCCAATTGGCCGCGGCACTTTTATACCGCGACATTGGCCGTTAATATCGTGGGCTGCCTGTTGATAGGCCTCCTTTACGGACTTTTTCTGATTCGCCCGGAAGTACCGATTGAAGTCCGCGCCGGTCTGATGGTCGGTTTCCTGGGTGGCTTGACCACTTTTTCATCCTTTTCACTGGATACGGTGCGCCTGCTGGAAAGCGGGCAAGTGCCACTGGCACTGGGCTATGCGGCCCTCAGCGTATTCGGCGGGCTGCTCGCAACCTGGGCTGGCCTGTCCCTGACCAAACTTTGA
- the serS gene encoding serine--tRNA ligase — MLDSKLLRSNLQDVADRLASRGFTLDVARIDALEAKRKEVQTLTEKLQAERNAISKSIGQAKARGEDIAPLMASVETMGSDLANGKAELDVIQTELDAILLGLPNLPDASVPVGADEDGNVEIRRWGTPTAFDFEIKDHVALGEQHGWLDFETAAKLSGARFALLRGPIARLHRALAQFMINLHTGEHGYEEAYTPYLVQAPALQGTGQLPKFEEELFKISREGEADFYLIPTAEVTLTNIVAGEIVEHKALPIKLVAHTPCFRSEAGASGRDTRGMIRQHQFDKVEMVQIVEPSTSMEALEGLVGNAEKVLQLLELPYRTLALCTGDMGFSAVKTYDLEVWVPSQDKYREISSCSNCGDFQARRMQARFRNPETNKPELVHTLNGSGLAVGRTLVAVLENYQQADGSIRVPDVLKPYMGGIEVIG; from the coding sequence ATGCTCGATTCCAAACTGTTACGTAGCAACCTGCAGGACGTAGCGGATCGCCTGGCATCCCGTGGCTTCACGCTGGACGTGGCGCGCATCGACGCGCTGGAAGCCAAGCGTAAAGAAGTCCAGACCCTGACCGAGAAGTTGCAGGCCGAGCGCAATGCCATCTCCAAAAGCATTGGTCAGGCCAAGGCACGCGGTGAAGACATCGCGCCACTGATGGCCAGTGTTGAAACCATGGGCAGCGACCTGGCCAATGGCAAGGCCGAGCTGGACGTGATCCAGACCGAGCTGGACGCCATCCTGCTGGGCCTGCCCAACCTGCCGGACGCTTCCGTGCCGGTAGGCGCTGACGAAGACGGCAACGTCGAAATCCGTCGCTGGGGCACGCCGACTGCCTTCGATTTTGAAATCAAGGACCACGTCGCCCTCGGCGAGCAGCATGGCTGGCTGGACTTTGAAACCGCCGCCAAGCTCTCCGGTGCCCGCTTTGCCCTGCTGCGCGGCCCGATTGCCCGCCTGCATCGTGCGCTGGCCCAGTTCATGATCAACCTGCATACCGGTGAGCACGGCTACGAAGAGGCCTACACGCCTTATCTGGTTCAGGCCCCGGCGCTGCAAGGCACTGGCCAGTTGCCGAAATTCGAAGAAGAACTGTTCAAGATCAGCCGTGAAGGTGAAGCCGATTTCTACCTGATCCCGACGGCTGAAGTGACCCTGACCAACATCGTGGCTGGCGAAATCGTCGAGCACAAAGCCCTGCCGATCAAGCTGGTGGCGCACACCCCGTGCTTCCGCAGCGAGGCAGGTGCATCGGGTCGCGATACCCGCGGCATGATCCGCCAGCACCAGTTCGACAAGGTTGAAATGGTCCAGATCGTTGAGCCGTCCACTTCGATGGAAGCACTGGAAGGTCTGGTCGGCAATGCCGAGAAGGTGTTGCAACTGCTGGAGCTGCCTTACCGCACCCTGGCGCTGTGCACCGGCGACATGGGTTTCAGCGCGGTCAAGACCTACGATCTGGAAGTGTGGGTTCCAAGCCAGGACAAATACCGCGAAATTTCGTCGTGCTCCAACTGCGGTGATTTCCAGGCCCGTCGCATGCAGGCGCGTTTCCGTAACCCGGAAACCAACAAGCCTGAGCTGGTGCATACCCTCAACGGTTCCGGTCTGGCTGTAGGCCGTACCCTGGTCGCCGTGCTGGAAAACTACCAGCAGGCTGACGGTTCGATCCGTGTGCCTGACGTACTCAAGCCTTACATGGGCGGCATTGAGGTCATCGGCTAA